The DNA window ATCTAACTTCAATCAGCAAGGGGGATTCACATTGCCCTGGTTGATTCCGAATACCCTCATTGTTGAACATGATCTGTTGGCGAATACGCTGGGCCTCTTTATGGCTCATGCTTCCATATCTGATATCACCGACAATCTCGTCGAACGAGTCCCGATCATTGGACAGGACACGTAGAAGGGATGTACAACCAGATCCAGGACGACCAAGCACTAACAGCTGTGCAATGAAAATAAGCGACTATATTCATCTGAGCCATGCCAAGCAGAACGTACCATTTCACCCGGATTTACCTGGCCCGAGATGTCCTTCAAAATTGTCTAGCGGCTTGTCAGTCTGCATTGCCAGAAAGCATGATCTTCGTATTCGCACCCTTTTGGGCCTTTGGTTGCTTTTGAATAGCCCACTAAACTGGCGGGGATCGACCTCTGACCATAACGTGCTTCCCAATGCCGCATCGGGTGCCATCACTCGAACCGAGAGATTGCGGAAGGTAACCGTCAATCGCTTTTGAATTTGGCCACGTCCGTCCTCTATATCGGCTGGTGTGGCCGTTCCAGACGATGGAATTTGCATGGCTTACTGCAATTGAGTGAGAGTGCGATATGTATGGCAGGCAATATCTGAAAGTCAATTTGCTGAGGTCAAGGACACTCAGATTCCGAGGAACTAAAATTCTTATAACATAGAAAAACTACTATCGTTGCGATTTTTTCTAGATCTAAACCCGTACTTCCGGTCCCAGTCGATCCAGAACAGAAACCCACCAATCTCAGCTTGCTATTTAACCCCATCGAACCCACCACGGCAAATGGCACGGATATAACCCGAACGCGCCTTTCCGGGCTCTGGCAGAAATACGTAAAACCCATCTTGAGATGTTCCTCACCTGTATACTTCTCCCGTCCGTCACTCCCGGTCGTGCCTTCGATATCCGAACATCCGGAAAATCACGTGCGTGGTCACCCACACTCGGTCAACGGACCAACGACGGACTATTCTTTCTCCCGTTCGACTCTCCTTCGGATATGGCTGAGACTTCCACGACAGCCCCATCGGCCTGGCGAATCCCGAAAGCGTGTCAGGAATGCCGCAAGCGCAAGATCCGCTGCAACGGCCTCAGTCCCTGCAAGACGTGTCAATTGCGTAGCACTCCGTGTTTATATCGCGATTTCATTCGGCAACgcaagaagaggaatgaTGCCAAATCCCAGCAGCATGTCGAGACCAGTGAGAGAGAGCCCCGCTCACGACCTGTCTCGCCCAGCTTGCCCCAGTCTGGGCAAAGCTCGACCCTCATGCACGATTTTCCCAATAGTGTGTCAGCAACACACATGGCATCGCCTTCGTGCCAGATTCAGCTGTACTATGGCCCAACATCGCATTTCTCCTTGATGCAGCATATTTATCGAGGCCTGGTCTCTAATCATCCAACGCAGCTTCCAGCTCCCTCCGGCCAGGTCGAGGAAGCTGGAGCCGGCCTGGACCTCTTCAGTTTCCGTCGTATATTCTTCGGCACCCCGGATACTCATGAGGCGGGGAGGGGACCCAACGCTGGGGAGGTTTCCTTGACCTTCCTCCCATATGAGCTGGCCAAGTTATTTCTCTCCCGTCATTTGTCAACTCTCTACCACCTCATGCCATATCGTCCCAAGATTGACTTCGAGCATGTCTTGGATCAACTCTACAATCCTTCCCCGTCCATTCATCCAGACACACTCACCCAGGCTATTATCTTGCTAGCACTGGCATGTGGGTCTCTTGGCACGGAGTACTATGCTTGGGGCGACGTACTTTTTGAACGAGTAAAGGCTTCAGTGGCCGCCTTCGATGATGTGGTCAACCATCAGATGATCCAAATATCATTGCTTATGATAAGTTCTGCCTATGGGAAC is part of the Penicillium psychrofluorescens genome assembly, chromosome: 4 genome and encodes:
- a CDS encoding uncharacterized protein (ID:PFLUO_005821-T1.cds;~source:funannotate), producing MAETSTTAPSAWRIPKACQECRKRKIRCNGLSPCKTCQLRSTPCLYRDFIRQRKKRNDAKSQQHVETSEREPRSRPVSPSLPQSGQSSTLMHDFPNSVSATHMASPSCQIQLYYGPTSHFSLMQHIYRGLVSNHPTQLPAPSGQVEEAGAGLDLFSFRRIFFGTPDTHEAGRGPNAGEVSLTFLPYELAKLFLSRHLSTLYHLMPYRPKIDFEHVLDQLYNPSPSIHPDTLTQAIILLALACGSLGTEYYAWGDVLFERVKASVAAFDDVVNHQMIQISLLMISSAYGNVSPALH